A window of Rhizobium acidisoli contains these coding sequences:
- the rpsP gene encoding 30S ribosomal protein S16, translated as MALKIRLARGGSKKRPYYHVVLADARSPRDGRFLENLGSWNPMLAKDDEKRVQLNAERIKHWIENGAQPTDRVLRFLDEAGVAKREAKNNPVKAKPGKRAQERAAEKAQKVADAAAAAADAAE; from the coding sequence ATGGCACTGAAAATTCGTCTCGCCCGCGGTGGCTCCAAGAAGCGCCCGTACTACCACGTCGTTCTCGCCGATGCGCGCAGCCCGCGTGACGGCCGCTTCCTCGAAAACCTCGGTTCCTGGAACCCGATGCTCGCCAAGGACGACGAGAAGCGCGTTCAGCTGAACGCCGAGCGCATCAAGCACTGGATCGAAAACGGCGCCCAGCCGACCGACCGCGTTCTGCGCTTCCTCGATGAAGCCGGCGTTGCCAAGCGCGAAGCCAAGAACAACCCGGTCAAGGCAAAGCCTGGCAAGCGTGCCCAGGAACGCGCCGCCGAAAAGGCTCAGAAGGTGGCTGACGCCGCCGCTGCTGCTGCCGACGCCGCGGAATAA
- the rimM gene encoding ribosome maturation factor RimM (Essential for efficient processing of 16S rRNA) yields MTKLENPVLMATIGGAQGLRGEVRAKAYTADPSALGDYGHLHSMDGRSFEVLEIRETKNVVVVRFRGVNDRNAAEALNGLELYIERDNLPDEELEDDEFYYADLEGLEARDDKGASYGTVTGVFDFGAGDLLELKGPGKRPVLIPFSEASVLEIDLEAGTLLIDPLAAGLVDDPEELSKFTADKPKKKK; encoded by the coding sequence ATGACAAAGCTTGAAAACCCCGTTCTGATGGCGACGATCGGCGGCGCGCAAGGCCTCCGGGGAGAGGTGCGCGCCAAGGCCTACACGGCCGATCCGAGCGCCCTTGGCGATTATGGCCACCTGCACAGCATGGACGGCCGCAGCTTCGAAGTCCTCGAAATCCGCGAGACGAAGAATGTCGTCGTCGTTCGGTTCCGCGGCGTCAACGACCGCAATGCCGCCGAGGCGCTGAACGGGCTCGAGCTCTATATCGAGCGCGACAACCTGCCCGACGAGGAGCTTGAAGATGACGAGTTCTACTATGCTGATCTCGAAGGTCTCGAAGCACGCGACGACAAGGGTGCCAGCTATGGCACCGTCACCGGCGTCTTCGATTTCGGCGCCGGCGATTTGCTGGAACTCAAAGGTCCGGGCAAGCGCCCGGTGCTGATCCCCTTCTCCGAAGCCTCGGTGCTGGAGATCGACCTCGAGGCCGGAACGCTGCTGATCGACCCGCTGGCGGCAGGGCTGGTCGACGATCCCGAAGAGCTTTCGAAATTCACCGCGGACAAGCCGAAAAAGAAGAAGTGA
- the trmD gene encoding tRNA (guanosine(37)-N1)-methyltransferase TrmD: MAFRASVLTLYPEMFPGHLGFSLAGKAMERGQWSLDAVQIRDFATDKHRTVDDTPAGGGAGMVLKPDVLARAIDSTAENDSRPRLLMSPRGRPLTQERVRELASGDGVIIVCGRFEGVDQRVIEARGLEEVSIGDYVLSGGEPAALIVLDAIIRILPGVMGNDLSGLHESFEGGLLEHPHYTRPQAWEGWEIPAILTSGNHGAIEKWRHQEAVRLTRERRPDLLEKVKTEKNG; the protein is encoded by the coding sequence ATGGCTTTCCGGGCGAGCGTGCTGACACTCTATCCGGAAATGTTTCCGGGGCATCTGGGCTTCTCGCTCGCCGGCAAGGCAATGGAGCGCGGGCAATGGTCGCTGGATGCGGTGCAGATCCGCGATTTCGCCACCGACAAGCACCGCACCGTCGACGACACCCCGGCCGGCGGCGGCGCCGGCATGGTGCTGAAACCCGACGTTCTCGCCCGTGCGATCGACAGCACCGCGGAAAACGACAGCCGCCCGCGCCTGCTGATGAGCCCGCGCGGCCGGCCGCTGACACAGGAGCGCGTACGCGAGCTTGCTTCAGGCGACGGCGTCATCATCGTCTGCGGTCGCTTCGAGGGCGTCGATCAGCGGGTGATCGAGGCGCGCGGCCTGGAAGAGGTTTCGATCGGCGACTACGTGCTGTCAGGCGGCGAGCCGGCGGCGCTGATCGTGCTCGACGCGATCATCCGCATCCTGCCCGGTGTCATGGGCAACGATCTTTCCGGCCTGCATGAAAGCTTCGAAGGCGGGCTGCTGGAACATCCGCATTATACCAGGCCGCAGGCGTGGGAAGGCTGGGAAATTCCCGCGATCCTGACCTCCGGCAATCACGGCGCCATCGAAAAGTGGCGGCACCAGGAGGCGGTGCGGCTGACGCGGGAACGGCGGCCGGATCTCCTGGAAAAGGTGAAAACCGAGAAAAACGGCTGA
- the rplS gene encoding 50S ribosomal protein L19 has protein sequence MNIIQQLEAEQAAKIEAKRTLPEFSPGDTVRVNVKVTEGNRTRVQAYEGVCIARSGGGLQENFTVRKISYGEGVERVFPVYSPMIESVDVVRRGKVRRAKLYYLRDRRGKSARIVEDTGVRARKLNDAERAAIAEEKARIEAEKVAAAQALAAEKAAAEAAEAKAAAEKAAAEAAAAAEPAAE, from the coding sequence ATGAACATCATTCAGCAGCTTGAGGCCGAACAGGCCGCCAAGATCGAAGCCAAGCGCACGCTTCCCGAATTTTCCCCGGGCGATACCGTCCGCGTCAACGTGAAGGTCACGGAAGGCAACCGTACCCGCGTTCAGGCCTATGAAGGCGTCTGCATCGCCCGCTCCGGCGGCGGCCTGCAGGAAAACTTCACGGTCCGCAAGATCTCCTACGGCGAAGGCGTCGAGCGCGTATTCCCGGTCTACTCGCCGATGATCGAAAGCGTCGACGTCGTGCGCCGCGGTAAGGTCCGTCGCGCCAAGCTCTATTACCTGCGCGACCGTCGCGGCAAGTCTGCCCGTATCGTTGAAGACACCGGCGTCCGCGCCCGCAAGCTCAACGACGCCGAGCGCGCCGCCATCGCCGAGGAAAAGGCCCGCATCGAAGCTGAAAAGGTTGCAGCAGCCCAGGCGCTCGCCGCCGAGAAGGCAGCAGCAGAGGCTGCCGAAGCGAAGGCAGCGGCTGAAAAGGCCGCCGCTGAAGCAGCCGCAGCCGCGGAACCGGCAGCAGAATAA